One region of Lampris incognitus isolate fLamInc1 chromosome 4, fLamInc1.hap2, whole genome shotgun sequence genomic DNA includes:
- the LOC130111764 gene encoding transmembrane 6 superfamily member 1-like — MNASAGTGVFLLSLMSIPISYLFNSLIYSYSIEAVFFAGCTTALILAISACFVFKKRAPEDPLFYVYAVYAFLSVVNLIIGLEQDSIIDGFMTFYLKEANPHINTAYGHMISYWDGCVHYLMYLVMIAAITWGDSYRAIGLYWVGSFLMHVIVYILGNVVGKYGTQVDPLFFFQIFYVLVSIWACFHIVSRPSTLEVQLTSIQKAQRKSLIYRPLDLLFIIYLIPAAAFCIFRGLVVLDCASEWCQVYTQQYEPYLKDPSAYPKIQMLVSMLYSGPYYIITFYGLLVPGCTWMPDLTLLHSGALAQAQFSHIGASLHTRTPFSYRVPADSQTIFLVINILYALVPQALCYRCTSRPAFFLRATADKKME; from the exons ATGAACGCCTCTGCTGGGACAGGCGTGTTTCTTCTGTCCTTGATGTCCATACCCATCTCGTATTTGTTTAATTCTCTTATTTACAGCTACAG CATTGAAGCAGTTTTCTTTGCTGGGTGTACTACCGCTCTGATCCTTGCAATTTCAGCATGTTTTGTGTTCAAGAAAAGAGCTCCAGAAGATCCACTGTTCTATG TGTATGCAGTGTATGCATTCCTGAGTGTTGTGAATCTGATCATTGGGTTGGAGCAGGACAGCATCATTGATGGCTTTATGACCTTCTATCTCAAGGAG GCAAATCCTCATATTAATACAGCATACGGACATATGATCTCCTACTGGGATGGCTGTGTACATTATCTAATGTATCTGGTCATGATTGCTGCAATTACTTGGGG GGACAGTTACAGAGCCATTGGACTTTACTGGGTGGGATCCTTTCTCATGCATGTCATAGTCTACATTCTTGGGAATGTTGTTG GGAAATATGGGACGCAAGTtgatcctctcttcttcttccaaaTATTCTATGTCCTGGTGTCCATTTGGGCCTGCTTTCATATCGTTAGCCGGCCCTCCACACTGGAGGTTCAGCTGACA AGCATCCAGAAGGCCCAGAGGAAAAGCTTGATTTACAGACCTCTGGACTTGTTATTCATTATCTACCTCATTCCTGCTGCAGCTTTTTGTATTTTCAGAGGCTTG GTTGTTCTTGACTGTGCTAGTGAATGGTGTCAAGTGTACACTCAGCAGTATGAACCTTACCTGAAGGACCCCTCAGCCTATCCTAAAATACAG ATGCTGGTGAGCATGCTCTACTCTGGGCCATATTACATCATTACTTTCTATGGACTGTTAGTCCCAGGATGTACGTGGATGCCAGATCTCACCCTTTTACACTCAGGGGCACTAGCACAA GCCCAGTTCTCGCATATTGGCGCGTCTCTTCATACGCGCACACCTTTCTCCTACAGAGTACCTGCTGACAGCCAGACCATCTTCCTGGTGATCAACATCCTGTATGCTCTTGTGCCCCAGGCTCTGTGCTACCGCTGTACCTCTAGACCGGCCTTCTTCCTCAGGGCCACTGCAGACAAAAAGAtggaataa